In Shewanella glacialimarina, the genomic stretch AGCTTTTCTTGCAACGGCCCAAAAATCATTTGATAACGGGTAATCTAATGCGAAACCATGATCGGTCAAACGCACCTGGCCTCCTATGCACTGCTCATTGAATCCATCGCGAACCAAAGCAATCATCACTTGCATTTTGTTGAAGTTAGCCATCAATTGAGCATGACTTTGACCAAAACCAATGGTTTTAGATGCGATCAACACAGGGTGGATAGGCGCCACTTCTAACTTATAACCTAAGTCTCCCGCTGCACCATCTCGCCAAACAAACTGATCTGAATAAATAGACTGAGGTGCGCCGCTATGGCCATTAATTTGCTCATCAAAAAGACCACCAGACAACAGCGAAGGATGTAAAAAGGTTTTGCCTAGGAGCTTGTGTGGGTCAGGCACATTAGATCGCATTAAAATAGTCGGGGTATGGATTGCGCCAGCACTTAAAATATAGTGCTTAGCACTGAATGTTAACTCAACACCGCTGGGCTTTAAGCCTTCGGTTAATGCTGTTGCCGTTAACCCATTAACTTTATCGCCACTGTGCTCAAGTTTAGTCACTTTAGCGCGTGAAATTAAGGTCGCACCTTTATTTAATGCCGCAGGAATGGTGGTCACTAGCATAGATTGCTTGGCGTTAACCGGACAGCCCATGCCGCAATACCCCGTATTCCAACACCCGGTTACATTTCGTTTAATAACCGTATGTTCCCAGCCAAGTTTCTCGCAGCCTTCGCGCAGCACCCCATTATTACGATTAGGTTCATGCTGCCATTCGGTAATATTCAGCCGTTGTTCCATTTTCTCAAACCACGGTAGCATCTCTTCTACTGACGTGTTGATAACTGAACGCTCCGATGCCCAAAAATCGAGTGTTTGTTTCGGTGTACGAATCGAGGTGGTCCAGTTAATGGTTGTTGAGCCACCTACTGCTCGGCCTTGAAATATGCCGATGCCTTTATCCGCGGTTTTCATCGCAGCGGCTTGTTGATACAAATTAGGGTATGCGTGGCGCTCTTCCATATCAAAATCTTTAGAAGATTTAAGCGGACCACCTTCAATCATAATAACCGTTAGGCCTGCCTCAGTGAGCACTTCAGCGGCTGTTCCACCACCGGCGCCGGTTCCGACAATAATAACGTCGGCTTCAAAATGTCGATTTTGCTGCAAGGTGCTGGCATCAATGTGCTGCCAACCTGAATCTAAACCTGTGGTAATAGGATCAATAATAGCCAATTGAAGCGTCTCCTTTGAGCAAACAAGCTGGGTTATTTAGGCATTAAGCAAAAAAGTGGGCTTTGCATAACCTAATTTTCCCCAATGAGCTGGGGTAGCATAGTAACTGGCTAAAATTAATTCGCGTAATCCAAGATAGGCTGTCTGTACCATGTCTAAGTAATGGAAGCGCCATGCTTCAAGCATATTGGTTAAATCGACTGGCGAACGCATCATTAATGGCGTCATGCTGCCAGTCAGTATTAACAAGCCTAAACGGCTTTCAAGCAACGCTAACAGCTCACTTAACTCAGCTTGCTGATCTGTCGGCAACACATCAATAGAAGCCTGAATAGCATCAATAGTCGTATCAATTGCCAATTTTCGTTGGCTGGCGACTTCCGGTAAAGCGCCATCTAACAACACAGGAATAAGCACACTGAATAACACCCGATACTGAGAATCACCACCAATAGCAATAGGGTCTGATGGGTATAAATTAATGCCTAAAGCGAGTACAGCAGTGCCAGCAAAAGCACCGGTAAGAAAGGTACGACGTTTCATTTTCTTCCCCCTATTATTTTTGTTGTGATAATTTTATCTGTGTTACAGTGACACTAATCATATTTAAACACACGTTTAAACTTTCACAAACACTCGTTGAATGACTCATGTCGATAAAAAGCCCTTTTACTCCCCCCTGGTGGGCCGCTAACCCACATATACAGACTATTTTGCCAGTAATGTTCAAAGTGGCCAAACCAGATACTTTTCGTCAAAGGCAAGAGCTTCCTGATGGTGATTTTATTGATTTAGACTGGTTAGGTCAGCCACAAAATGGTGATCCAATTCTAGTCATTACCCATGGGTTAGAAGGTAGCACTGAGTCACACTATGTTCGTAGAATGTTAGTAGAAGCAAACAAAGCCAAATTATGCTCAGTGGTACATCATCATCGTGGCTGCTCTGGCGAACCCAATCGCTTAGCAAGAAGTTACCATAGCGGTGATTTTGAGGATTTAGCTTTTACGTTACAGCAACTTAAAATGTATTACCCTGATTCACCTTTATATGCGGTTGGTTATAGCTTGGGCGGCAATGTGTTAGCCAAATACCAAGGCAGTAAGCAAAATCAAAGTTTACTCGATCGGGCGGTTATCGTTTCAGCACCGCTAACGCTCAGTGCCTGCGCTAAAAAATTAGAGAGTGGCTTTTCAACAGTTTATCAATCACATTTGATTAAGCGTTTGCAGAAAAAAATGCTCGAAAAACTCGATAATCATAACTTAGTCGCACAAATGCCGCTGAGTAAAGCTGAATTACAGCAACTGAATACCTTTTATCAATTTGATGACAAAGTTACCGCACCGTTACATGGGTTTGCCGGCGTTGATGATTATTATACCCGTTCAAGTGCCCTGAGCTTACTAAAACACATTAGTAAACCCACACTTATCATTCACGCTAAAGATGATCCCTTTATGACTGAAGCAGTTATTCCCACACAAGATGAACTCTCTGCTGAGGTAAACTACGAGCTGCATTTATCCGGTGGCCATGTCGGCTTTATCGATGGCGGTTGGCCTTGGAAACCTCGATTTTATCTTGAGAAACGCATCATTAATTTTTTGCTTACAGACCCACAAGTATCGAGTAGAAAAGGTGATACAGCATGATTATTCCCTACAGCGCATTACACGGTTTAGAAGGTGATACTCTGAACAATTTAATCAAAGAGTACTTGTTCACTCAGGTAGAAGATGGCAGTTTTAGTGAACTCGATAGCCAGCAACTTTTAAATATGATGAAGCAATGTAAGCAGGCTTTAAAGCAAGGTGAGTTAGTGGTTGAATACAGTGAAGAGGATGAGTCGGTAGCCATTCGTCATATCAAAAATATTATTCACTCAAAATAATAAAGCCTGTGAGCATTGACCAAAAGGTCTTAACTGCCGTATAAATGTTAGCCCAACGAGTACAAAGCCCATGCATATCGCTTTGTTACCCCATGTTCAACATGATAATTTCTAGGCAGGAACAATGTCAGCTAAACATCCTATTATTGCTGTGACGGGCTCATCTGGTGCCGGCACAACAACGACTACAACGGCTTTTACCCATATTTTTCGTCAATTGGGAATTAATGCCGCATTTGTAGAGGGTGACAGCTTTCATAATTTTACCCGTGCTGAGATGGAAGTGTTAATCCGTAAGTCTCAAACTGAAAATCGTAACATCAGCTATTTCGGCCCAGAAGCAAATAACTTCATCAAGCTCGAAGAATGCTTCGAAAGTTATGGCACTAAAGGAACTGGTAAAACCCGTAGCTATCTGCATACCTTTGATGAGGCAGTGCCCTTTAACCAAATGCCTGGTACTTTTACCCAGTGGCGAGACTTACCCCCTAATACAGATATGCTGTATTACGAAGGTTTACATGGCGGAGTGGTCACTGATGATGCCGATGTGGCTAAGCATGTAGATTTATTGATAGGCATGGTGCCCATTGTTAACCTAGAGTGGATCCAAAAAATTATTCGCGACACTAATGACCGTGGTCACAGCCGTGAAAAAGTCATGGGGTCTATCGTTCGCAGTATGGATGATTACATCAACCATATGACTCCACAGTTTTCTCGTACCCATATCAATTTTCAACGCGTGCCTACGGTTGACACATCGAATCCATTTAGCGCAAAAGATATACCAAGTTTAGATGAAAGCTTTGTTGTGATCCGCTTTCGCGGTATGAATAATGTCGACTTCCCCTATTTCTTGAACATGATACAGGGGGCATTTATGTCTAGGGTCAACACCTTAGTAGTACCTGGTGGCAAAATGTCTCTAGCGATGGAGCTGATTCTGACACCGTTAATTCGTGATTTGATGGATAAACGCTTAGAGTTACAAAAGTTAGATTAATTTAACATCTCATTCCTGTAAATTATTCAAAACATACTGAATTAATAGACACTTAAGTTTGCATTAAGCTAGATATATTAGGCTACAACTATCGGGACTTCAGGCGAAAGAACGATAGTTGATATGCTCAGATGTTAATTCCCCCCATCTCGATCTGTTAGCATCTTGAGCATGTCAGCGCTTAAAGCCTTTTTATCATTCAAAATTTTGTAGTATAACACTCCACTTACACATATCTCCTCTAGCATTAACATCTCCAAATTTATGGATAAAAATTAATCCATAAGTGGGATAATTTCTCTGTAGGCTTGATTATTTTGATAACTTTTTAAACGCTGTAAAAACTCATCACTTTTGGCTACCTCAGGGTAAAGTTTTAATGCATCAATGGCTTTTTTCTGTACACTAATGGCCTGAATAAAATCACCTAACTCAGCATAACCTGCCGCCAAGTTGTCCAAAATAGTCGGATCGCCTTGATTTGTTTCAAGCAGTTTAAGTGACAAACTTACCGCTTTTGAGCCATCACGATATTCAGACTCAGGACAAGTTGCCAAAATCCAGGCGATATTACCTAAAGAGACATCATCACCGGCAGCACCAAACTGAGTTAGCGCTTTACCACAATTGCGCTCTACGCCATCACCACCAGCAGAATAAATAAAGCCTAAACGAAAATGTGCCCACTTATCACCTTGCTGGCTCATGTCTAAATACCATTTTTCAGCTTTAAGTAAATTGCGGGGAATTAATTTACCTTCAAACGCTAAATCAGCAATAGTCTGTTGTGCCTTAATATGTTGTTGATTTGCAGCTTGCTCAACCCACATAAAACCTTCTGTAATATTTTTATCAACGAATCGTCCTGATAAATACATCAGTCCCAGTAAAAATTGAGCATCTGCATCACCTTGAGCGGCCTTTAATTGAATATGCACCACTCTTGATTGGGTGTTCGACTGCATAGTTTGCGGCTGTGAAAATGCCTGTACCTTAGACAATAATAAACAGCAAAAAATAATACAACCCAAACTAATCTGGAATAACTTCTTCACATCCACCTCATAAACCACAGCAATAACACCTTAAACATAAACCAACTCAGGTTGGCATTACAATAAACCATAATAGAAGATTCACCACAACTAACGATACTCCTACTCATGAATATAAGTTAATCATATAAAAATAGCTTAGCGGCGCTGAAAACGATTGTGACTTAAGTTCTAATCTGGCACTTTTATTGACTTAACTCTCAAATCCGATCAAATAAACCTACATTTTAAAAAGTTAATATAAAATGCACAGTCGTTAAACTAGATCTCCATCAAGGTTTTATCTATTTAAATAGCGTAAAGTACTTAATTAGAGATTACTTATTTTTCAATCAATCGAGGAACATCAATATGGCTCTGATTGGTAAGCCAAAACCGGATCCAACTTTGGAATGGTTTCTATCACATTGTCACATCCATAAATATCCAGCTAAAAGCACGCTAATTCATGCTGGCGAAGATTCTGATACTTTATACTATATCGTTAAAGGTGCGGTTGCCGTATTGATTAAAGATGAAGAAGGCAAAGAGATGATCCTTTCTTATCTTAACCAAGGTGACTTCATCGGCGAGTTAGGTCTGTTTGAAGAACAAGCCGAACGTACCGCATGGGTCCGTGCTAAACAAGCATGTGAAATTGCCGAAATCTCTTACAAGAAATTCAAGCAATTGATTCAAGTAAACCCTGAAATTCTGATGAAACTATCAGCACAAATGGCGCTGCGCTTACAAAGCACGAGCCAAAAAGTAGGTGATTTGGCCTTCTTGGATGTGGCTGGTCGTATTGCGCAAACATTATTACATCTTGCCAAACTGCCAGATGCAATGACTCATCCAGATGGCATGCAAATTAAGATTACTCGTCAAGAGATTGGTCAAATTGTAGGTTGTTCACGTGAAACCGTTGGGCGTATTTTGAAAATGCTTGAAGAGCAAAACTTAATTCAAGCACACGGTAAAACGATAGTGGTTTACGGTACGCGTTAAGTTAAGCTTCAGCTTGATTTAAGCCAAGATTATTAAAGTGGTGTCAGTTTATCTGCACACCACTTTTTTTATGCCTTGGAGAGAGTATGTCCATGTTTATCACTATTGGCTTATTCAGCCTTAGCACATTAAACGCTAACTTCAATAATACTCAAACCTTGTATGAGGCAGACCATAATCATGTTCAAAAACTGGTTAGCGCAGGCCATATACGTTCTTTAGATGAATGCCTTAACTGGCTAGCTCAATAT encodes the following:
- a CDS encoding hydrolase, whose translation is MSIKSPFTPPWWAANPHIQTILPVMFKVAKPDTFRQRQELPDGDFIDLDWLGQPQNGDPILVITHGLEGSTESHYVRRMLVEANKAKLCSVVHHHRGCSGEPNRLARSYHSGDFEDLAFTLQQLKMYYPDSPLYAVGYSLGGNVLAKYQGSKQNQSLLDRAVIVSAPLTLSACAKKLESGFSTVYQSHLIKRLQKKMLEKLDNHNLVAQMPLSKAELQQLNTFYQFDDKVTAPLHGFAGVDDYYTRSSALSLLKHISKPTLIIHAKDDPFMTEAVIPTQDELSAEVNYELHLSGGHVGFIDGGWPWKPRFYLEKRIINFLLTDPQVSSRKGDTA
- a CDS encoding TAT leader-containing periplasmic protein, with protein sequence MKRRTFLTGAFAGTAVLALGINLYPSDPIAIGGDSQYRVLFSVLIPVLLDGALPEVASQRKLAIDTTIDAIQASIDVLPTDQQAELSELLALLESRLGLLILTGSMTPLMMRSPVDLTNMLEAWRFHYLDMVQTAYLGLRELILASYYATPAHWGKLGYAKPTFLLNA
- a CDS encoding YheU family protein, whose product is MIIPYSALHGLEGDTLNNLIKEYLFTQVEDGSFSELDSQQLLNMMKQCKQALKQGELVVEYSEEDESVAIRHIKNIIHSK
- a CDS encoding tetratricopeptide repeat protein gives rise to the protein MQSNTQSRVVHIQLKAAQGDADAQFLLGLMYLSGRFVDKNITEGFMWVEQAANQQHIKAQQTIADLAFEGKLIPRNLLKAEKWYLDMSQQGDKWAHFRLGFIYSAGGDGVERNCGKALTQFGAAGDDVSLGNIAWILATCPESEYRDGSKAVSLSLKLLETNQGDPTILDNLAAGYAELGDFIQAISVQKKAIDALKLYPEVAKSDEFLQRLKSYQNNQAYREIIPLMD
- a CDS encoding GMC family oxidoreductase — translated: MAIIDPITTGLDSGWQHIDASTLQQNRHFEADVIIVGTGAGGGTAAEVLTEAGLTVIMIEGGPLKSSKDFDMEERHAYPNLYQQAAAMKTADKGIGIFQGRAVGGSTTINWTTSIRTPKQTLDFWASERSVINTSVEEMLPWFEKMEQRLNITEWQHEPNRNNGVLREGCEKLGWEHTVIKRNVTGCWNTGYCGMGCPVNAKQSMLVTTIPAALNKGATLISRAKVTKLEHSGDKVNGLTATALTEGLKPSGVELTFSAKHYILSAGAIHTPTILMRSNVPDPHKLLGKTFLHPSLLSGGLFDEQINGHSGAPQSIYSDQFVWRDGAAGDLGYKLEVAPIHPVLIASKTIGFGQSHAQLMANFNKMQVMIALVRDGFNEQCIGGQVRLTDHGFALDYPLSNDFWAVARKAFLSMAELQFAAGAKKVLPMNDGLDFLTSWKQAQEVIGSMDLRLLKTIVASAHVMGGCPMGEDTTKAMVDSFGQSHYFTNLSVFDGSMFQTSLGANPQLSIYGMVARNATMLAEKLKAS
- the crp gene encoding cAMP-activated global transcriptional regulator CRP, whose amino-acid sequence is MALIGKPKPDPTLEWFLSHCHIHKYPAKSTLIHAGEDSDTLYYIVKGAVAVLIKDEEGKEMILSYLNQGDFIGELGLFEEQAERTAWVRAKQACEIAEISYKKFKQLIQVNPEILMKLSAQMALRLQSTSQKVGDLAFLDVAGRIAQTLLHLAKLPDAMTHPDGMQIKITRQEIGQIVGCSRETVGRILKMLEEQNLIQAHGKTIVVYGTR
- a CDS encoding phosphoribulokinase, yielding MSAKHPIIAVTGSSGAGTTTTTTAFTHIFRQLGINAAFVEGDSFHNFTRAEMEVLIRKSQTENRNISYFGPEANNFIKLEECFESYGTKGTGKTRSYLHTFDEAVPFNQMPGTFTQWRDLPPNTDMLYYEGLHGGVVTDDADVAKHVDLLIGMVPIVNLEWIQKIIRDTNDRGHSREKVMGSIVRSMDDYINHMTPQFSRTHINFQRVPTVDTSNPFSAKDIPSLDESFVVIRFRGMNNVDFPYFLNMIQGAFMSRVNTLVVPGGKMSLAMELILTPLIRDLMDKRLELQKLD